The Dehalococcoides mccartyi CG5 genome contains the following window.
GCAGGGGGTGATTTTATTCAGGCGGGGAAAGCAGACAGAACCGGCTTTGGGCTTTACCCAGCTGAAATCCTGCTTGTGTCTGCCCATAAAACCTTCAAGAAGTTTCAGATTTTGATTTAGTCTTCCCAGCTGGGCAGATACGATGGTATCTTTATTGCGCAGGGCGATTATAGACAATATTTCAGCTGTGGCACTGCCGCAGATGGTAGTATAGTCTTTGAAACCGGCCATTTTTGATAACATGTCTTTATCCCGGCAGGCAAGCCATCCGCTTCGCAGTCCCGGCAGACCGAATGATTTGGAAAGACCGCCCAGACTTACAGACATGCCAGATTTGTCACAGGCGGCCGGGAGGCGGTTTTGAGGTGAGTACTCCAGCAAGCGGTACATTTCGTCTGAAAAGTGCCATAAATTATGTTGGCATATTATTTCTGTTATTAGGGCGTAATCTCTGGTGTCAGGCATTGCCCCGGTGGGGTTATGGGGGAAATTGGTTATTATCAGGCGGGTGTTGGGGCGGATATTTCGGCTAAGGAACTCGGGGTTAAACCGCCAGCCGTTTTCCTCTTCAGGTTTCCAGTAACTGACTTCACAGCCAAGGCTTTCTGCCAGCTGGTATAGTGACTGGTAACCGGGAAAGGTGCAGATAACATGGTCACCCTTTTCCAACAGGCAGTTCAAAGCTATAAATATGCCTTCTTCGGGCACGGTAGTCAGGATATCAGACGGGGTAATGTGTTCGTACAGTTTGGCTATTTCTTTTCTGAGCAGGGGGTAACCGTCTGAATAGGTATATCCCAGCTTCAGGTTTTGCCAGAGACTGCGGCACTCAGCGTCTGCCAATGACAGCAGGTCTTCAAGTCCCAGAGATTCGCAGTCAGAGCTTGACATAAGATATCTGGCTGAAAACTCATGCTTAGCAAAGTAACGTTCCAGTTCAAAGGGTTTTATATCCAATACAAAGGCCCTTTCCTAGCGGATAACGTCCACTCCCATAAACGGGCGGAGTACTTCAGGAATTACAATGCTTCCGTCCGGTTGCTGATAGTTTTCTATAACCGATATCATCACTCTGGGCAGGGCCAGACCTGATCCGTTCAGGGTGTGGACGAATTCGGGTTTGGCTTCGGAGGTGCGGCGGAAGCGGACATTAGCCCGCCTGCCCTGAAAGTCTGTGCAGTTGGAACAGGATGAAACCTCCAGCCATTCGTCAACTCCGGGTGAATACATTTCAATATCA
Protein-coding sequences here:
- a CDS encoding aminotransferase class I/II-fold pyridoxal phosphate-dependent enzyme — its product is MDIKPFELERYFAKHEFSARYLMSSSDCESLGLEDLLSLADAECRSLWQNLKLGYTYSDGYPLLRKEIAKLYEHITPSDILTTVPEEGIFIALNCLLEKGDHVICTFPGYQSLYQLAESLGCEVSYWKPEEENGWRFNPEFLSRNIRPNTRLIITNFPHNPTGAMPDTRDYALITEIICQHNLWHFSDEMYRLLEYSPQNRLPAACDKSGMSVSLGGLSKSFGLPGLRSGWLACRDKDMLSKMAGFKDYTTICGSATAEILSIIALRNKDTIVSAQLGRLNQNLKLLEGFMGRHKQDFSWVKPKAGSVCFPRLNKITPCMDFCQQVLEKTGIMILPSEVYNYGQNHFRIGFGRANFPEVLEIFENFITAYPARSKGLPEM